The Microcoleus sp. FACHB-68 region CCATCACCTTAATTAATGCAGTTGCCTCTTTTATTGGCACAAACATTTTGACAGCGAACCATAAAAGGAACGGGCTGGTTACTGGATCAGAAATTACCAGGAGTCAAGCATAAGCATGAGCTAGAAATGCAGATACTAGCTCATTGACGCTTGTTTTTTAGATCCCTATTCAGTTGTAGGGATTTTTGCCGGCCCGGCTTACTCCTCGTCGTCTTCGTCCTCCTCATCGTCTTCATCTTTCAGGGAACCATTCTTATTAGAATCCACCTGAATCAGATGAATATGTTTGTAGCCCAGCTTGATTTCAAATTCATCCCCAGGCTTTAATCCCATCGCTTCTGTGTAGGTAGAACCGATCACAATTTGTCCATTTTTGTGGACGCTCACGCGATACGTCGGTTCGCGACCCCGGCCATCTTTGGCTCCTTCTGGGCTTAAAGGAATTCCCCTTGCGGCCAACACAGCGTCATAGAAATCTGTGAGATTGACGCGGGTTTGGCTATTTTTTGTGACGGTATAGTACCCGCAGCGCTTTGCGGTTTCTCGCCTCGGTAAATGTGAGAGTTCTTTTACCTTTTGAAGCAGTGCCTTTCCCGTAAGTGGAGCTGTTGCAGTTTCTGTCATCGCCTCGTAAATACCCTTTAATTTTTTGGCTAGCAAATCGAGTCTGAGGTTATCTGGACTCTATAAAAAATATATCCTTAAATCTCTCAATTGTAAAAATTATTTTTACCATCAGGTAGAAAGTGAACATCATTAGGGGGGTAGCAGAGATTCCCCTGTTAAGGTTTAACCCTTGTATCAGCTAAAATTTAACCGTGTTCACGTCCAGGTTCGATAACAAAAAACAGGTGAAAGCCGATCTGTGGAGTCATCTGTCCGAAGAAATACAGAGTTGTCCTAAACAGATCGCCAGCAGCAGAGTGAGAGATGGGGAGATGAGAAAGAATTCGTTTCACTTCAACCTTGAACCGGCAAGCGCCTCTTATGTAGTGTGCGCCTTCCTACAGCATTCACAGCGGATGATTGCGCTTACCAGGGGGCGAAATTTTCCGCACAAATGCAAGCGTTCCTGCTCAACTGGACGCGTGATTTTAAATACCGGAGAACAATCTGCCGCTGGAATGTAGCACCCATAAATAAGCGTGCTCAACGCGTCAGCGATTGCCGAAACAGGAGGAATTCGCCAGTAGCGCTTAGAGATCGTTGCGGGAGTTTTTAAAGTAGCGCTGGATTTGCTTAATAGATTGATAAATTTCCGGCAGGCGGGCGTAAATAGCGGAAGCCTTCAAAAACACCTTATGAGGAACAGCCGGCGTTCCGGAGACTATCTCGCCGGCAGGAACATCGTGATGAATTCCTGATTGGGCTGATGCAATTGCCCCATCTCCTATTTTTACTTGATTCGCTATCCCCACTTGGCCGGCCAAGATGACATTGTTGCCTAATTTGACACCACCGGCAAGCCCAACTTGACCAGATAATGCACAATTTGTGCCGACTTTACAGCCATGACCAATTTGTACCAAATTGTCAATTTTTGTGTTGCAACCGATCCGTGTTTCTCCTACAGCCGGTCGGTCAATATTAGAATTACACCCAACCTCTACACCATCTTCTAAGACTGTGCGGCCTGATTGCTCCATTTTGAACCAACCTGACGGTGCCGGCACAAAACCAAACCCCTCAGCACCAATCACTGCACCACTGTGAATTACACAATTAGCGCCGATTAGCGTGCGTTCTTGAATAGTGCAGTTCGCGTGTAAAACTGTGCGATCACCGATTTGGACTTCGGGATAAATTACTACATTTGGATGAATGCACACGCCGCTGCCAATCTTCACGCCGGCTTGAATAACCACATGAGCACCGATGTAGACTTTCGATCCAATTTCGGCGGAAGGATGAACCACGGCAGTGGGATGAATTTCTGGTGCCGGCCCAAAAGGTTGGTAAAATAATGCGATCGTTTGGGCAAATAACAATCGCGGATTATGGCCGGCAATCCAAGCAATGCCCCGTTGGTTTGCTTTGGCTTGTAGGGCATCATCCATCGGTAAAATTACAGCACTCGCCGCTGTTTTCTCCAACTGGGAGGCATATTTTGCGCCTTCTATATAACTGATGGTACTAGGGGTTGCCTCCTCAATCTGTGCCACCCCTATAATTTCCAGATCCTCACTTGTAGACGTTAGGCTATTTTTACCGGCAGCTTCACCAAGTTTTTGTACCAGTTCGCTAAATTTCATAGATGGGTATTGAGGCATAGACAAACACCGAGAGGCTTAAGCTTGGAAGTAATACGGGCAATCCCGTCAAATCTCCGGCTAACATACTCTATTAAAATAATGGCAATTTTAAAAGTACCACCAAACTTGGCTCACAATAAGCTTGCACTCCACTAAATTTTTCTGCCCGGATTGAGGGGGAGAGTGGGCGAGGGGGAAAGAATTTTAATTTCTTCCCATAGAATCGCAAATGAGATGCGCCTTAGCCTAGCACCCAACTTTTCTCAGGCTGCTTCACACCCTTTAACAAACTTGGTGAGGGGGCGACTAGCTGAAGACGTGTAATTACGGAAATTTATTGCAAATTAAATTAATATTTCTTTTATTTGATAACTTTTTGTAGCCAATGAAACAGGACGGTGGGCTAAAAATCTCTTCCTTAAGGGGGTTTTACGGGATATAAGCGCTCTCTAACTATCCTAGTTGCCGCTGCTTGGCCTTCTTTTGAGGCAATGGGTGAAAAACTTCTGCCGGCTTGCCTTTATTGCTCCTCTTCAGTCACGGATGGATAGTAAAGCAATGGCTGCCGGAATAACGCCTTGCATAAATCCAAGCAAGATGGTATTCTTTGCCGTTAAATCTCCAATAAAAGAAACCCATTTCCAAAAAGAAAACGGGTTTCGACAGACTATGGTGATTTGACCCTTGTTAACAAAGTTGCCGGCTTTGAAGTTTTGTTGCCAACTATTTAATGGTTGCAGCATCCACATCAATGGTGCCGGCACCGGCAGTTGAACCTTCACCGGCTGAAGCCGTTTCAGTCGGATTCTCGCCATTACGAGCTTTGTAACGATCAATCAACAGTTGGGACACTTCGGAAACGAGCAACGTTACAAGGGCAAGATCGTCAATTTGTCCGACAATGGGCAGAAAATCTGGGGCAATATCAATCGGGCTGAACAAATAAGCGGCTGTGCCGAGAATAAGCCACCAGCGATACTTAGGATTACGAATGGTGCTGCGATACCAGGTGTAGAGCGATTGAATTGAGAAGTTCATTGAGTTACCCTCCACTTACTCTTTAATAATGGCAAATTTGCCGGCAAACATCTGGTGCAGATAACCCCCCTAAAATTGTCTAGAGAATTCTACTCTCTCAGGCATCCTTAGCCCATTTGCAGCAAAAATGAAGGAAAGAGGGGGAGAGGGAGAGACAGTGAGAGGGAAAGAAGGATCAAGAACCGTTGTTTCCCGCTTCTTAGTAGAGTGCGTAGCCTCACGCACCCCACTGATCGCTTAGCCCTGTATCCAACCCAACAAGATAGAATCTCCTAACCCCAGTTACTAATTTGAAACCAACACAATATCAACCGTCAGCGCACCAAAAAAGCCGCACATTCAACGTGTGAGGTTTGGGGGAAAAAGTCTGCTGGCTGTACACGGGTTAGGCGATAGCCACCGGCATTACACAGGAATTTGAGATCACGCGCCAGAGTTGCCGGTTTGCAACTGACATAAACAATACGGCTTGGTTGAATTTGCACCAGCGTTTCCAGAACGGTGCGATCGCATCCCTTGCGCGGTGGATCAATTAGAACAATATCGGGTGTCACCCCTAATTGGGGCAGTAATGTCTCAACTTCTCCGACACGAAAACTTGTATTTGTCAAGTTATTCAGTTGGGCATTAAGCTGGGCTTGCTCGATTGCCGCCGGCTGCATTTCCAAACCAATCGCTTCCCGCACTCGCTTCGCCAGGGGCAAGGTAAAGGTGCCAATTCCGCAGTAGGCATCGACCAGCACCTCATCGCCTTGCAAATCCAACTGATTGACGATTGCCTCTAACAGCGCCTCTGCTGCCTCTGTATTCACCTGGAAGAAGGTATCGGCGCGGAGTTGAAACTGCAAACCGGCAAATTCCTCGTGTATATAAGGAAGGCCGGCGATACAGTGGGTTTCTTTGCCAAAAATGGCATTGGTTTTGGCTGGGTTGATATTCAGGCAGACGCCCACCAGTTGCGGGTAACGCTTCAGCCATGCTTGGGCTTGGGCCTCAATTTCCGCTAATTCCCCGGTTCTTGCCACCAAGGTTAATAAAATCTCACCTGTCCGGCGACCGATCCGCAGCGAGAGGTGACGCACTTCTCCCCGGTGATATTTTTCGTCATACACCCGCCACCCTTGCCGCTGAATGTCCTGTTTGACTTCTGCCAGCAGCGGATCTAAGCGGTCATCTTGAATGGGACAGCGGTTGAGGTTAACCAGCCGGTGGCTATTTTTTTGGTAGTAGCCGGCCTGTACGTTACCAGTTGATGACATTCCCAAGGGATAGGTGGCTTTGTTGCGGTAGCCCAAGGCTGCCGGTGGGGCCAACACCGGCTCAACCGGCGGCACAGAAATTCCTCCAATTCGTTCTAAAGCTTGAATAACCTGATTGCGTTTGGCTTCTAGCTGGTAGGAGTAATCGATATGCTGCCACTGACAGCCGCCGCATTTATCCGCCACAATGCAGCTAGGGCGAATCCGGTGGGGGGAAGATTCGAGAAGTTCGTGGGTTTTGCCGGTGGCATATTGGGCCTTGACTTGCACCAGTCGGGCGAGGAGGCGATCTCCGGGAACGGTATCGGGCACAAACACCACGCGCCCGTCAAATCGACCGACTCCTTCGCCGGTGTCACTTAAATCTGTGATGGCCACTTCTACCAATTCACCCTGTTGCCATCGTTTGTCAACGGTCTGCTCTAATTTGTCCATTGTCAGTTGCGAGTTGTTAATTGCGATCTTGCCGGTTCACGGTTCCCGCTTATCCTTACCCTATCCATGAACCCTGACAACTGACTACTCATAATTGACAACTGACCCCAAGTTGCCGCTTCAACCGTAATTTTCCAATGCCCAATGCCCAATGCCCAATGCCCAATGCCCCATCCCCATACCTTTAGGTTGGCGCAGCCTTGCCCAATGCCCCATGCCCAATCCCCAATCCCCAATCCCCAATCCCCAAACTTACGTTTCAGATTGCAACTTGTTATGAGCACTCTTTATTTGTGTCCCTCAGAATCGATAAACTACTTAATGATCTTCTGAGACTGCAGTAATAACCATGAGCGTAGTTAGCCAAGTTATTCTCCAAGCGGACGACGAGCTTCGTTATCCAAGCACCGGCGAACTTAAGAGCATTACACAATTCTTTCAAACCGGCGAACAGCGGGTTCGCATCGCCAGCACACTGGCAGAAAATGAAAAGAAAATTGTAGAACAAGCAAGTAAACGGCTTTGGCAGAAACGCCCTGACTTTATTTCTCCGGGCGGTAATGCTTACGGACAGCGTCAGCGGGCGCTTTGTTTGCGTGATTATGGCTGGTATCTGCGTCTAATTACCTACGGGATACTTGCCGGTGATCAAGAACCGATTGAAAAAATTGGGATCATTGGTGTGCGGGAAATGTACAACTCTCTGGGCGTTCCTGTGCCTGGTATGGCTGAATCCATCCGCTGCTTGAAAGAAGCAGCCCTGGCACTGCTTAGCCAAGAAGACGCCGCTGAAGCCGCCCCTTACTTCGACTACATCGCTCAGGCTATGTCATAACGGCAACCTGTTCACTGTTGCTGAGTGCCCTCTGGCAGCGTTGCTAGAGGCTCTCACTTTGTTCAGCGATCAGTTGTCAGGTGCCGGCTCTGGTGCGCGGCTGACGACTGACGATTGATCGCTGACCATTTTATTTAGTCAACAAATAGCTGTTTTAGTTGTTCAGGGGTGAAGGGATTTTGACCCCGGCGCAGGGAATTAATCCAACTTTGACGCAGGTATTTACGGCTTTGGTCTTCTGTCTCGTCTACAAATACCTGAAAATCTTCGATAGCGCCCTCAATATCGCCGCTAAGCGCCCGTGCAAGACCCCGACTGTCCCGGAACTCTTCTTGTTTGGGTGCGAGTTCTACAGCCTTGTTACAGGCATCTATCACATCAGTTGCTTGACCCCAGAGGCTGCCAAACCAGCAGAGGGTGTTCCAGTCGCCGGCGGAAACCGCGAGTGGGGAGTTAAGTATTTCGGCTTCAGCATACACGGAGAGTGCGCGTTTGACTTCTCCTCGCCTCACCAAGTTTTCTCCATCTCTTAGTAGCGCGGAGCTTGTCTGTTGTCGTGCTTGTTGCGTGACAGTGTTCACCGGCACTGTAGCGCCGGCTTTGCCAATAAAGGTAATAGCGGCTAATGTTACGCCAGTGGTTATTAAGCTTAAAAATTTGAGCCGGCTTTTGTTGGTTTTGCGTGCTGTCCAATTTGCTTTTGGTTGAGTCGTCGCCATTCTCTAATTTGCCTCTGTTGCACAAGCCCCATCCTAATCTAAGTTTGAACGGTGTTTTCCGGGTGATATTTAACGATTTTGAGGGTGCCGGTTTTAAAGGCTGTCCTAAAAGTATTCAATCTTCCTCTAAAGCTCAAAGACCGATGCTCATAGCAATAGAAACTTATTAAGGATTAATCCGCGCTTTAATTTCTTGCATGATATTTGAGATTTCCTGTTCAGAATCAATGTGCCTTGAGAGAACTTGCTCGGTTGATTCCAGTAGCCGGTCAGAAAATAACTTTGCTAAATCTTGTCGCAAGCCTTGCCCAATATAAAATTTAAGCAAGGCTTCAAAAGGCATATTGCGACTGATCGCTACTTTTTGAAGTGATTCTAGTGTATCTTTTGGGATTTCAATCGATACTGTTTCTGCTTCACGAGGTCTTAGGTGTAATTTAACTTCTTCTTCAGGCTTGTTCATATAATTGCCTTTCTGTACGAGTAGTCGGACGTGCAGAAATTATCCGGTTTCGCTCACCACGTTCTACATAAACTACTAGCAAGAGGCGTTGAGCGCGGGAATACCCAATGATGAAATCGCGCTGTTCGTCATTGGAGGTTGCGTCACCCTCTTGGTAGAAGGGGTCGAAAAAAACTTCTGCGGCTTCTTCAAATGTAACACCATGTTTTTCAATGTTGCTTTGTGCCTTGTTGATGTTCCATTCAAATTCTATGCCTTGCAGCCGATAGACGATATCCATTTGTTGATTTTCTGGCTTACTTCTCCATCATCAACGCCTTTATCTACTTTACAATGTCGTCCACCAAATCAGGAGAGCCGGCGAGGAAAACTTGTCTAAATTCTTGGGTGCCGGCACCGTCGCTGGGTATATTTGCACAAGTGAGATGTTCTCATTTGTAGATTTAGATAGGTACAAAAAAACCCAGTTTCTTGAAGAAACCGGGCTTCTGGATCTATGGCAACGATAAATCACCCCAACTTTAACCGATTGCTACCTGCACGCGCTCATCAACAACTCTCGCAGGGAATGCCGGCACCTTCACCGTTTCATCATCTAAACATTGCCCTGTCGCTAAATTGAAATTCTGCTTGTAAATCGGTGAAGCAACTTTTTTGACACCCTTACGATCACCGACAATGCCGCGTGATAAAACATAGGCTTTGCTAAACGGATCGTAGTTACCGAGTGCGTAAATCTCCGAAGCATTTCCTACCCGAAAAACCGCGACTTGTTTACCGTCAACTAGGGCACAAACTCCGGTATTGGGTGTAATCGCTGACACTGGGCAGACATCAACCCATTGTGTAACTTTCTCACGAACTGGTAAAGCTTGAACCATTTTCTTTTCTCCCTAATAATTTTTGGTTAACGATGTTTGTGCGATGCCGGCAACTTATTCAGTCGCACCAACCAAAGTTTTCTCGTGTTCCTTCGCTGGGCGTTTTTGTCCCCGTTCATCTACATATTGCAGACTCGGATCTGGCTCATCCGTGTTAACGAAATGCCGGAAACGCTGTACTTTTTCTGGATCTTCAATGGTTGCCTTCCACTCACACTGATAAGTGCTGACAAGGTGTTCCATCTGTTCTTCCAACTCAGCACCAATGCCAAGGGAATCTTCAATAATTACTTGCTTCAGGTATTCAATCCCGCCTTCAAGCTTGTTAAACCAAGTTGCAGTGCGTTCCAGTCGATCAGCAGTTCTGATGTAGAAAACTAAGAACCGATCTAAATACTTAATCAGCGTTTCTTTGTCAATATCCGCTGCTAGTAAAACGGCGTGTTGTGGCTTCATACCACCATTGCCACACACGTACAAATTCCACCCGTTTTCTGTTGCAATAATGCCAAAATCTTTGCTTTGGGCTTCTGCACATTCACGGGTGCAACCAGAAACGGCAGATTTTAATTTGTGGGGGGCACGTAAACCTCGATAGCGCAATTCGACTTCAATCGCCAAACTTGTAGAATCCTGTACCCCAAACCGGCACCAGGTACTTCCCACGCAAGATTTTACGGTACGAAGTGCTTTTCCATAAGCGTGTCCCGATTCAAAGCCGGCATCTATCAACTGCTTCCAAATTTGGGGCAATTGATCCACACGCGCCCCGAATAAATCAATCCGCTGCCCGCCTGTAATCTTTGTGTAAAGCCCAAATTCTTTGGCAACTTTTCCGATAACAATTAGCTGATCCGGCGTAATTTCCCCACCGGGTACTCGTGGCACAACTGAATAGGTTCCATCCCGCTGAATGTTTGCAAGATAGTAATCATTAGTATCTTGCAAACTCACATGGGGAGTTTTTAAAATATGCTCATTCCAAGTAGAAGCAAGCATAGAAGACACAGTCGGCTTACAAATTTCACATCCTAAACCGCTGCCGTGCTGTTGAATTAACTCATCAAAGGTTTGAATTTTATGAACTCGCACCAAATGATACAGTTCTTGACGGGAATAGGCAAAATGTTCGCAGAGATGATTTTTGACAACCAAACCGGCTTTCTTCATCTCAGACTTGAGAATATCCGTCACCAATGGCACGCAACCGCCGCAGCCGGTGCCGGCTTTTGTGCATTTTTTCACCGTCGGCACATCGGTGAGGTTGCCCTCGCGGATGGCAGTGCAAATCTGCCCTTTGGTAACATTATTGCAGGAGCAAATTTGCGCCGAATCGGGCAAACTATCGACTCCCATTGCCGCAGATGCCGGCTTACCTTCCCGTGGTGGCATTAATAAATCTTCGGGATAGGGAGGCAAGGCAATTCCGTTTTGCACAAATTGCAACAAAGTGCCGTATGCGGAAGCATCTCCAATGAGAATTCCCCCTAAAAGCCGGCTGCCATCCGCATTTAAAACCAGCTTTTTATAAACACCTTGAACGTTATCGGTGATGGCGATTTCTTTAGCACCGGCAGTTTTGGCAAAGGCATCCCCGAAACTTGCTACATCCACTCCCAATAACTTGAGTTTGGTGGACATATCCGCGCCGGTAAAGGTACTCGTCGCTGTATTGCTCAGGATATCCGCTGCGACGCCTGCCATCGTATAGCCGGGGGCGACTAATCCGTAAATTCGATTTTGATAAAGGGCGCATTCTCCCACCGCATAAATGTCTGGATCGGAAGTTTGACAGTAATCATTGATAATAATCCCGCCACGCTCACCCACTGCAATTCCGCAGCTTCTGGCAATGTCATCACGAGGACGAATGCCTGCAGAAAACACAATCATGTCGGTTTCTAATTCGCCGCCATCTGCAAACAGCATTTTAGAAACTTTGCCGTTTTCATTGACAATTTCTGTTGTGGCTTTGCTGGTGTGAACCGATACTTCTAACGCTTCGATTTTGCTGCTAAGAATTGCACCACCGGCATCATCGATTTGCACCGGCATCAAACGGGGAGCAAACTCAACCACATGGGTTTTTAATCCCATGTTTTTTAGGGCATTTGCACATTCCAACCCTAATAAACCGCCCCCAACGACTACGCCAACTGTGCAGTTTTTGGCGTAGTCAGACATCGCTTCCAGGTCATCAATTTTCCGGTAAACAAATGTACCTTTCGCGTCATTACCTTTAATCGGCGGCACAAAAGGATAAGAGCCGGTGGCGACAACAATCTTATCGTAGGGAACTTCTAACCCATTAGCTGAAGAGACGGTTTTTTGTTCCCGGTTAATCGCAACTGCTTTATCGCCAATGTGAATTTCAATTCCGTTTTCTTGATAAAACCCAGGTTCAACTAACGTTAAATCTCCCGCAGTTTTCCCAGAGAAAAAGCCGCTGAGGTTAACGCGATCATAAGCAACACGAGGTTCTTCGCAGAATGTAATTATATTCCATTGCTGTGTCGCTCCTTTTGCGACCATCAGCTCTAGGAATTTGTGACCGACCATACCATTGCCGATAACAACGAGGTTCTTTTTGGCTGTCATTAAATTTTTCAACGCCTATATCTCAGTTATCCTAATCAGAGATATAAAAAATTCCCATGTTATTTTGTAGCTATTGTTACTAAATATAGATTGGCTATGCAGCCTTGGAATGATCCCCATTTTGTTTTTGCATTTTCGGTTCAAAAGTATTGCAAATTAACAGAAGATCGCTATATCTGAGGAACACTGTATCAGTAAACCGATTGTCCTGCGCGAGCGCTCTGTATCGCTCTAAGCTAGTGTAGACAACCTTTAGCCACCCTATCGGGGATGGCAACATAACGCCTGTATGACTCAGCCGGCAGATATTGGCAGCAAACGTTTAATTAGCCTCGCGCCTGAAAGCTGGGTGCAATGGGTGACACAGTTTCCCGATGTGGAAGTGCGAGATATCATTAGTTCAGACTTTCAGTGGGTTCGCCGTGAGAGTGATGTCTTGGTACGAGCTTACACTCCCGAATATGGGGAATTTCTGCTACTGAACGAATTACAATTGCGTTATAAACCAGAAATGCCTAAGCGGATGCGGGCTTATGCAGCACTGGCAGAAGAAAAATATAATCTGCCGGCTTATCCGGTATTGGTTAACATTTTGCAAGAGAGGAATGTGGCAATTCCCACTCGTTATGAATCAGAGTTTGCCGGCTTGCAGGCGCGTCAAGACTATCGCGTGATCAATCTTTGGGAAGTGGATGTTGAAATCGCCTTTCAACAATCTATTAAAACCCTGCTGCCATTTGTGCCGGTGTTGCGCGGGGGTGCTGAGGAATCTACCGTGCGACGCGCTTTGCAAACCCTCCGCGCCGATGAGCAACTGAACCAGTTAGAAACGCTCCTGGCATTTTTTGCTACGTTTGTATTAGACAGCGGTTTAGTTCAACAAATAATGAGGTGGGATATGGCAATATTATCAGAATCTCCCTGGTATCACGAGATACTAGCGCAAGGGCGAAAACAGGAAGCGTTAACTATGATTGTGCGCCCACTAACTCGTCGGTTTGGTTCCGTTTCTCCTGAGTTACAAGAGTCTTTGCACCGGCTCTCCTTGGAGCAATTGGAAGAATTGAGTGAGTTACTGTTAGATTTTGCTGCCATTACAGATTTAGAAACCTGGTTAAGCACTCAAGGTGAAAATCAACAAATTGTTGAGCCTTAGTTTGCAAAGTTGTGGCAATTTTTTAAGCACCCATTCCCGAATAATGCTTCAAACCTCGACGCCATAACCAGCGATTGCAGATAAAAAATATAATCGTCCAACCCAACATCACTAACAACCCGCCAACGACATCCACCGGCAACCCTACCAGTATTGCAGCGGGAAAATGTATTAAATAGGGAAATGGCGTCCACTGCACAACTTGGCGCACCGACTCTGGAAACATTTCTAACGGAGCAATCATGCCGGAGAAAAACAGGTAAAACAAAAACCAGAATTGCTCAATTGCCGTTGCTCTCTCTATCCAAAAAGCAAATAAAGCAAAGGTATACTGGATAAGAAAGCGCAAGATAAAGGCAAAAACAATAACGAGTAAAAACAGTAAAAACCGCCCCGGATTTGGTATCCAAAATGATTGAGGGTAGAGGGCAAAGAACAGTAAGATCAGCCCAATAATGAACGGTAGACGGGCGAAGCGCTCAGAAACATGAGCGGCGACATGATGCCAAACTGGATCAATCGGTTGCAAAAGTCGGGGTGAAAGCTTACCTTGCACAACTTCTTTCTCAAACTCCCAAATCACCCAAACCACATTTGTTTGACGAACGATAAAGGCGGCGAGAAAATAGCGGGCGAAATCTACCGGCTGTAACCCAAAGTTACCACTTTGAGAAGCTTTCATCCAAATGCCCATTAGGATAAATGGCAAAGATCCAGAAAGCGCCCATAAAAATAATTCAGCTCGATATTCGAGCATATAGGCGTAGTTGGAAATTAGCAAAGTTTTGGCAGTTCTGATTACTTTGTTCATGGGAAATGAGGCAGGGG contains the following coding sequences:
- a CDS encoding BrnT family toxin, yielding MDIVYRLQGIEFEWNINKAQSNIEKHGVTFEEAAEVFFDPFYQEGDATSNDEQRDFIIGYSRAQRLLLVVYVERGERNRIISARPTTRTERQLYEQA
- the rlmD gene encoding 23S rRNA (uracil(1939)-C(5))-methyltransferase RlmD, with translation MDKLEQTVDKRWQQGELVEVAITDLSDTGEGVGRFDGRVVFVPDTVPGDRLLARLVQVKAQYATGKTHELLESSPHRIRPSCIVADKCGGCQWQHIDYSYQLEAKRNQVIQALERIGGISVPPVEPVLAPPAALGYRNKATYPLGMSSTGNVQAGYYQKNSHRLVNLNRCPIQDDRLDPLLAEVKQDIQRQGWRVYDEKYHRGEVRHLSLRIGRRTGEILLTLVARTGELAEIEAQAQAWLKRYPQLVGVCLNINPAKTNAIFGKETHCIAGLPYIHEEFAGLQFQLRADTFFQVNTEAAEALLEAIVNQLDLQGDEVLVDAYCGIGTFTLPLAKRVREAIGLEMQPAAIEQAQLNAQLNNLTNTSFRVGEVETLLPQLGVTPDIVLIDPPRKGCDRTVLETLVQIQPSRIVYVSCKPATLARDLKFLCNAGGYRLTRVQPADFFPQTSHVECAAFLVR
- a CDS encoding AbrB family transcriptional regulator, with product MTETATAPLTGKALLQKVKELSHLPRRETAKRCGYYTVTKNSQTRVNLTDFYDAVLAARGIPLSPEGAKDGRGREPTYRVSVHKNGQIVIGSTYTEAMGLKPGDEFEIKLGYKHIHLIQVDSNKNGSLKDEDDEEDEDDEE
- a CDS encoding YkvA family protein; amino-acid sequence: MNFSIQSLYTWYRSTIRNPKYRWWLILGTAAYLFSPIDIAPDFLPIVGQIDDLALVTLLVSEVSQLLIDRYKARNGENPTETASAGEGSTAGAGTIDVDAATIK
- the nirD gene encoding nitrite reductase small subunit NirD; this encodes MVQALPVREKVTQWVDVCPVSAITPNTGVCALVDGKQVAVFRVGNASEIYALGNYDPFSKAYVLSRGIVGDRKGVKKVASPIYKQNFNLATGQCLDDETVKVPAFPARVVDERVQVAIG
- a CDS encoding tetratricopeptide repeat protein; amino-acid sequence: MATTQPKANWTARKTNKSRLKFLSLITTGVTLAAITFIGKAGATVPVNTVTQQARQQTSSALLRDGENLVRRGEVKRALSVYAEAEILNSPLAVSAGDWNTLCWFGSLWGQATDVIDACNKAVELAPKQEEFRDSRGLARALSGDIEGAIEDFQVFVDETEDQSRKYLRQSWINSLRRGQNPFTPEQLKQLFVD
- the nirB gene encoding nitrite reductase large subunit NirB, producing MTAKKNLVVIGNGMVGHKFLELMVAKGATQQWNIITFCEEPRVAYDRVNLSGFFSGKTAGDLTLVEPGFYQENGIEIHIGDKAVAINREQKTVSSANGLEVPYDKIVVATGSYPFVPPIKGNDAKGTFVYRKIDDLEAMSDYAKNCTVGVVVGGGLLGLECANALKNMGLKTHVVEFAPRLMPVQIDDAGGAILSSKIEALEVSVHTSKATTEIVNENGKVSKMLFADGGELETDMIVFSAGIRPRDDIARSCGIAVGERGGIIINDYCQTSDPDIYAVGECALYQNRIYGLVAPGYTMAGVAADILSNTATSTFTGADMSTKLKLLGVDVASFGDAFAKTAGAKEIAITDNVQGVYKKLVLNADGSRLLGGILIGDASAYGTLLQFVQNGIALPPYPEDLLMPPREGKPASAAMGVDSLPDSAQICSCNNVTKGQICTAIREGNLTDVPTVKKCTKAGTGCGGCVPLVTDILKSEMKKAGLVVKNHLCEHFAYSRQELYHLVRVHKIQTFDELIQQHGSGLGCEICKPTVSSMLASTWNEHILKTPHVSLQDTNDYYLANIQRDGTYSVVPRVPGGEITPDQLIVIGKVAKEFGLYTKITGGQRIDLFGARVDQLPQIWKQLIDAGFESGHAYGKALRTVKSCVGSTWCRFGVQDSTSLAIEVELRYRGLRAPHKLKSAVSGCTRECAEAQSKDFGIIATENGWNLYVCGNGGMKPQHAVLLAADIDKETLIKYLDRFLVFYIRTADRLERTATWFNKLEGGIEYLKQVIIEDSLGIGAELEEQMEHLVSTYQCEWKATIEDPEKVQRFRHFVNTDEPDPSLQYVDERGQKRPAKEHEKTLVGATE
- the apcD gene encoding allophycocyanin subunit alpha-B; the encoded protein is MSVVSQVILQADDELRYPSTGELKSITQFFQTGEQRVRIASTLAENEKKIVEQASKRLWQKRPDFISPGGNAYGQRQRALCLRDYGWYLRLITYGILAGDQEPIEKIGIIGVREMYNSLGVPVPGMAESIRCLKEAALALLSQEDAAEAAPYFDYIAQAMS
- a CDS encoding DUF4351 domain-containing protein, with the translated sequence MTQPADIGSKRLISLAPESWVQWVTQFPDVEVRDIISSDFQWVRRESDVLVRAYTPEYGEFLLLNELQLRYKPEMPKRMRAYAALAEEKYNLPAYPVLVNILQERNVAIPTRYESEFAGLQARQDYRVINLWEVDVEIAFQQSIKTLLPFVPVLRGGAEESTVRRALQTLRADEQLNQLETLLAFFATFVLDSGLVQQIMRWDMAILSESPWYHEILAQGRKQEALTMIVRPLTRRFGSVSPELQESLHRLSLEQLEELSELLLDFAAITDLETWLSTQGENQQIVEP
- the lpxD gene encoding UDP-3-O-(3-hydroxymyristoyl)glucosamine N-acyltransferase, which codes for MKFSELVQKLGEAAGKNSLTSTSEDLEIIGVAQIEEATPSTISYIEGAKYASQLEKTAASAVILPMDDALQAKANQRGIAWIAGHNPRLLFAQTIALFYQPFGPAPEIHPTAVVHPSAEIGSKVYIGAHVVIQAGVKIGSGVCIHPNVVIYPEVQIGDRTVLHANCTIQERTLIGANCVIHSGAVIGAEGFGFVPAPSGWFKMEQSGRTVLEDGVEVGCNSNIDRPAVGETRIGCNTKIDNLVQIGHGCKVGTNCALSGQVGLAGGVKLGNNVILAGQVGIANQVKIGDGAIASAQSGIHHDVPAGEIVSGTPAVPHKVFLKASAIYARLPEIYQSIKQIQRYFKNSRNDL